The Solanum lycopersicum chromosome 6, SLM_r2.1 genome has a window encoding:
- the LOC101256680 gene encoding uncharacterized protein produces MPFPMKVQPIDSSTYRESIKNDAVKPLLKARIKKFFDRPFPSVLRISSAAEKPGAAGAANDGAAAEFEPNSVSLDKLVQNFIEENNDKPSAARFGRKCNCFNGNNDSSDDEFDFDSVTNSSSFGDSSDTLKSLIPCASVTERNLLAETSKIVEENKSCKRKDDLRKIVTDELLALGYKASICKSKWEKASSTPAGEYEYIDVIEEGERVILDVDFRSEFEVARSTGRYKSILQLLPFIFVGKADRLVQIVSIVSEAARQSLKKKGMHIAPWRNPEYMKAKWLSSYTRVTSAVESSNAAAEITESESEYGELDLIFSDKTVPLDSDPTKNPLENTSGEEEKPVMMTWQPPAVKPKKPKVVVTGLASLLREKP; encoded by the exons ATGCCTTTTCCGATGAAGGTTCAACCGATTGATTCTTCGACATACAGAGAATCGATTAAAAATGATGCAGTAAAGCCTTTGCTGAAAGCACGAATCAAAAAGTTCTTTGATCGGCCGTTCCCTAGTGTTTTACGGATTTCGTCGGCCGCTGAGAAGCCAGGTGCCGCCGGCGCTGCTAATGATGGAGCAGCCGCTGAGTTTGAGCCGAATTCGGTTTCTTTGGACAAATTGGTTCAGAATTTCATAGAAGAGAACAATGATAAGCCGTCTGCCGCTAGATTTGGCCGTAAATGCAATTGCTTTAATGGCAACAACGATAGCTCCGATGATGAGTTTGATTTCGACTCTGTTACCAACTCCTCTTCGTTTGGGGATTCTTCCGACACTCTAAAG AGCTTAATTCCCTGTGCAAGTGTTACCGAGAGGAATCTATTAGCTGAAACTTCAAAAATCGTTGAAGAGAACAAATCTTGCAAGCGTAAGGACGATTTGAGAAAAATTGTTACTGATGAACTTTTAGCACTTGGCTATAAAGCTTCAATCTGCAAATCCAAATGGGAAAAAGCTTCTTCTACTCCTGCAG gTGAATATGAGTATATTGATGTGATTGAGGAAGGCGAAAGAGTGATACTCGACGTAGATTTCAGATCTGAATTTGAAGTAGCGCGATCGACGGGAAGGTACAAATCAATTCTGCAATTGCTCCCGTTTATCTTCGTCGGCAAAGCCGATCGACTTGTGCAAATAGTGTCAATCGTCTCAGAAGCAGCTCGacaaagcttgaagaagaaaggTATGCACATCGCTCCATGGCGCAACCCGGAGTACATGAAAGCCAAATGGCTCAGCTCGTATACTAGAGTCACATCTGCGGTTGAATCATCAAACGCCGCTGCTGAGATCACGGAGTCGGAAAGTGAGTACGGCGAGTTGGACTTGATTTTTTCTGATAAAACGGTACCGTTAGACTCCGATCCAACAAAAAATCCGTTGGAGAATACTTCCGGCGAGGAAGAGAAGCCGGTAATGATGACGTGGCAACCTCCGGCAGTGAAGCCGAAGAAACCCAAAGTGGTCGTCACTGGATTGGCTTCCCTTCTCAGGGAAAAACCCTAA